A window of the Euzebya pacifica genome harbors these coding sequences:
- a CDS encoding antitoxin: protein MGFADKAKDMLDDAKDKAEDLAEEHGDKITGAIDKAKDMITDKTPDNVDDKVEGAAKAAKDFIGKLGDDKAE from the coding sequence ATGGGTTTCGCCGACAAGGCCAAGGACATGCTGGACGACGCCAAGGACAAGGCCGAGGACCTGGCGGAGGAGCACGGGGACAAGATCACCGGGGCCATCGACAAGGCCAAGGACATGATCACCGACAAGACGCCCGACAACGTCGACGACAAGGTCGAGGGTGCGGCGAAGGCTGCCAAGGACTTCATCGGCAAGCTGGGCGACGACAAGGCCGAGTAG